The Eulemur rufifrons isolate Redbay chromosome 21, OSU_ERuf_1, whole genome shotgun sequence genomic interval GCATCTCTGGGAGACACTGACAGGGGAGTGGACACTCAAGGTGAGTTGCATGTCAGCAAGGAAGAGTCTGGAAAGGACTTCCTGGGGGCCAGGTGAGGAGGAAGGCCAGCCAGGCAGTGAGGACAAGCAGGCTGGTGGCACCGGGTCCAGAGCCAAGGGTGCCAAGTGCAGGCAGCTGGGGACAAGGCCTGCAGGGCACTGCAGCAGCGGAGGTGGTGGGGTGGCTGCCGTGTGCTGTAGGTGGGGCGAGGGCAGGCACACAGGGACGGCAGGAGCAGGCAGCAGCCCCTGGTGTCGGGGTGGGCGCAGGGCCCGGGACGCCTCACTGTCTGAGCAGGAGCGAGAGCGGATGAGAGGCAGTGAGAGGAGACCAAAGGAATAGCTGgaccttccttctcctcttggcTGCAGAGTTTTTGTGCTTTAGATGTGGAGAATTCTTTTACATTTGAGTTTTAAAACAGTGCTTTGACTGTAGCAGGCGTTTGGTAACCCCCACCTGAGCAGACATGGGGACTTGGGGCCAGTTCAATCCTAAGTACGTGGGGAGGTCTAACACTCCGAGACTGCGGCTCGAACTTGAGCGTTTTTACAGTGTGGAGACACGGTCTCCTGCAGTAAGCGAGGGCTGCGGGCGCGGGAACAGGCCTGGCAACCCCCGCCCTCCCGGCCTCGCCCCTCGCCTGCCCCGGGCCTCACGGCACCGCCTCAGTCTGGCAGGTCCTTCACTTGCTGTCTCGGCTTTTTCTTGTAGGAGAGGGGTCTTCCAGAAGCAGCGAGCTGCAGCAGAGGTGTGAGGAGCTGGAGGCGCAGCTGAAGGCCCAGGAGGAGGAGAACGCGGAGCTGCTGCGGGAGCTGGAGCAGAAGCACGCGATGGTCGCGGTGCTGGAGAACACCCTGCGCGAGCGGGAGCGCAAGTACCTGGAGGAGCTGAAGGTCAAGAGCCACAAGCTGAGCCTGCTGTCGGGCGAGCTGGAGCAGCGCGCGGGCACCATCGCCTACCTGACGGCGCAGCTGCACGCCACCAAGAAGAAGCTCATGAGCTCCAGCGGGACCTCGGACGGCAGCCCGTCGGGGAGCCCCGTGCTGGCCAGCTACAAGCCGGCACCCCCCAAAGACAAGCTGCCCGAGACGCCGCGCCGCCGCATGAAAAAGAGCCTCTCGGCGCCGCTGCACCCCGAATTTGAAGAGGTCTACAGGTTCGGGGCTGAGAGCCGGAAACTCCTCCTGCGGGAACCGGTGGACGCCATGCCCGACCCCACCCCGTTCCTGCTGGCCCGGGAGTCCACCGAGGTCCACCTCAAGGAGCGGCCTCTCGTCATCCCGCCCATCGCCTCCGAGCGCGGCTCCAGCGAGCAGCACAGCCCGGCCCGCGACAAGCAGCACAAGGCCCACGTGGGGGTGGCCCACCGCATCCACCACGTGGCCCCGCCGCAGGCGCAGCCCGAGGTGGAGACGCTGGCGGTCGACCAGGTGAATGGAGGTAAGGCGGCGAGGAAGCAGCCGGGCACGGACAGAACTGTGTGAGCCGCCGGCCCGCGCTGGCCACGCACTGTGAGCACTACTAGGAAAAACTCATCCACACTTTATTTTGAATCCCGTGCATGCCAAATTTTTTTCAGACCTGTCCACCAGTTCTCCTCCTCTTGCCCTCTTACACCAAAATATGACCGAGTCCCTGCTGCAGAACACGTATTTACCAACTGCCGTGGCCAAACGCCTGCGTGCCGATCGCTTGCTTCTAACCCCACTCCGTGTAAGGGGAGCGCGCTTGCGGCCAAGCACTGGCCTCGGGCTGTGTCGCCACTCGACGTTCGTGACATCAGATAGCCTCTCGCCTAATTATGAAGTCTGAGCAACAGGTATCAACCTTGACCTTCCCCCTGGGCTCCAGGGCAGCCTGTCCGAAGCAGCCCCTGCTCCCTCCTGGAGACCCCGTAACCTCCCGCCAGACCTTCCCCAGGGCGGCGCCCATCACCGAGCAGCTGTATGTGTGTAGCTCAAGGAACTAAATAAGATGACGTTGCTCCTCATAGCACCGCAGCCTGAATGTGTGTTCATATTTTTTCGTTAGGTTTATCCAAAATGTTTAAGATCccaacaaattttattttctaaacctgccttctttctgttttttgtgtcttttattaAACCACCTGAGGGAGGGCTGGAAGGAGATTGTGGGAGGGGGGGAAATAGCAGGCCCCCAGCGGTAACTACCACCCTCTCACTGCCCAGAGCTATTCCTTGGAACATTCCACCCGTCTGTCCTCAGCCCAGCCACTCCTCACCGCCGGCCGGCCTCTCAGTACACAGAGGGACGGGGTGTCCAGTGGCCGCTGGTTCCAGAGGTTCCAAGCCTGTGCCCGACCCCACAGACACTCAGGTAGGAATTAAACCCAAGCTCAGCAGCCACACTGGCACCCTGGCAGGTCAGAGCCAAAGGAGCTGGGGCCAGAGATTTCTAGAATGGGGAGAAGTGACTGTGGGTGAGTCCGGCCAcctctgctctgtgcctggcaccatCAGCCCAGCATGCCACCAGCTGGGGGGCGGGGCTCTGCGTGAAATCCCACCCCCAGCAGCCTCCGCGCTTTGAGGGGACAGCTCTTGCCAAGAAGGAGCATCTGCTGAAACAGACCTGGGTTGTCAAACAGCCCTTCAGAAATTTACATTAGGACTCTCACTCGGGCCAGTGCCGTGCCAGGCATTCTGCTTAATCAAGTGTTTCCTCTGAGAATGCAAAGAAAACAACACATCTTGAAATGCTCTccagtatttactttttaaatatatagattcctgaaaacaaaatagttaaaaaaacCATTTGGGTTAATTTATATGGAAAGAGTTAAATAACTTATTTCCAATATAAGGAAGATCGTTGTCAATCCCCACCTTCCCGTTGAGAGGCCACAGGAAACAACAGCAGACGTCACCGTCCTCCTCCAGTCCCCGGATCATCCGCCACCAGCCAGACTCAGGACGCGTTCTCCAGCTTTCTTGGCCGGGCGGTTAGTCAGAGTTGAGGGTGAGGCACACCCCTTGGAGCACCCAGTGGGAAATGTGCTTCGTGGTAAAGAGATCAGCTTCAAAGACCAAGCCAACTCCCATGGCGTTCCTTCTCATGGAGGTGGTGTAGACGGGCGTCCGGAAGGTATTCTGCAAGGGAAAGGCCGGTGAGACGCCCCCgcagggagaggggaaggcgCAACCTAGGGCGGTGGGCCCTCGAGCAAGGCTGCGTTTGACAACACAGGCATGGCCGAAGCTCTGCAAGGCCACCCCCTGCCACCTCCATGGGGACTGGGCTCACGCAGACACGCTTGTTAACAGTGGACCCCAGCCAGGGCAAAGGAGATAGCACCTGCTGTCCACACTGGGTGCAAGTGTGGACACATATTCATGCCCGCAGAATTTCACAAGGGAAGGGTCTCTCCTTAGCCTGGACAGGCCACAGGATCTAAACTTGAACCTGACATTTGTGGAATGGCCACACATCTGTGCATCTTCCTGGAAGTGGCTCCACAGCTTTTATCATGTCTCCAGGGCTTCCCCAGCCCACAGAGGGTAAGAGCCCCCTGTTTTAAAAGGCACAGCCATCAGAAACCACCTCGGCTGTCACTGCCGTGGGGCCCGGTGCCAGAGCAGAGGGAGCTGGCCTCACCTGCAGCTTGAGGCGATGGGCCTCAATGGGGATGATCTTCAGGATAGGCAGGTCCACAACCAGCACCTTGGGTTTGCTCTTGACCAGGCAGCCTCTCTCTATGTCCCAGTCAGCACCTTCCAGGTACAGTCCCGACACAAAGCATCCTAGAGACACCAGGAGGAGACTGGCTGTGTGCAGAGCACATGAAGAGCATACACACAAGCCACTGACGAGTCCCCCTCCCTGTGGTGCCAAGGACACACACAGCCCAGGCCTTTCTTCATCATTTCTGTCCTGCCCACCTTCCCTTTCTAGGGGGACAGCCCAGACAGGAGACACTGTAGACCCCCTGAGCTCCCCTGTGGCCCCAGAGGTGGATGAGGGGTGCCTCTCCCCAGCAGGGCCTGTCAgatcctcccccttccccaggaaCACGGCATCAAGGCAACAGCTGTAGATCACCTGGGCCCTCAGGCTGCAAAGACAAGTGGCAGAGTCAGTGGGTACCATGGCAACCCCAGCTCCCCTGTGAGCCAAGTGGCCAGGAACTGGGAAGCTGAGCCTTGCGGGGAGAGAGTTGTCTCCGGGGAAGAGGGCCCGGCggacacacacacagcagcagaGAAGAGGATGATCCTTTGGCCCCAGAGTGAGTGGCAGCCCAGACACTTACTTGCCAGTTCCCCCGAGAGCCAGCTGGACTCCGGCAG includes:
- the CCDC92 gene encoding coiled-coil domain-containing protein 92 isoform X2: MAATNLENQLHSAQKNLLFLQREHASTLKGLHAEIRRLQQHCTDLTYELTVKSSEQTGEGSSRSSELQQRCEELEAQLKAQEEENAELLRELEQKHAMVAVLENTLRERERKYLEELKVKSHKLSLLSGELEQRAGTIAYLTAQLHATKKKLMSSSGTSDGSPSGSPVLASYKPAPPKDKLPETPRRRMKKSLSAPLHPEFEEVYRFGAESRKLLLREPVDAMPDPTPFLLARESTEVHLKERPLVIPPIASERGSSEQHSPARDKQHKAHVGVAHRIHHVAPPQAQPEVETLAVDQVNGGKAARKQPGTDRTV
- the CCDC92 gene encoding coiled-coil domain-containing protein 92 isoform X1, with the translated sequence MAATNLENQLHSAQKNLLFLQREHASTLKGLHAEIRRLQQHCTDLTYELTVKSSEQTGEGSSRSSELQQRCEELEAQLKAQEEENAELLRELEQKHAMVAVLENTLRERERKYLEELKVKSHKLSLLSGELEQRAGTIAYLTAQLHATKKKLMSSSGTSDGSPSGSPVLASYKPAPPKDKLPETPRRRMKKSLSAPLHPEFEEVYRFGAESRKLLLREPVDAMPDPTPFLLARESTEVHLKERPLVIPPIASERGSSEQHSPARDKQHKAHVGVAHRIHHVAPPQAQPEVETLAVDQVNGDLSTSSPPLALLHQNMTESLLQNTYLPTAVAKRLRADRLLLTPLRVRGARLRPSTGLGLCRHSTFVTSDSLSPNYEV